A genomic window from Lotus japonicus ecotype B-129 chromosome 1, LjGifu_v1.2 includes:
- the LOC130738193 gene encoding uncharacterized protein LOC130738193, whose product MAAEMNAETNVQLEARLRAEFARTQEERVQEAVRRIQQERELEEANRPLRDLNEPIMSYDYPGSIAPQNAEARNFELRPALINLISQHTEDAHAHLERFIRNCSTTRLPNAELVRLQLFPFSIRDTTEEWLNSQPQGSITTWEDLAKKFIKKFFPRNLLRKLKNDILVFKQEDTENLHEALERFKKLLRKCPQHNLTLGAQVERFYDGLTDSARSNLEAAASAEFDALSAQAGWDLINKMAESAVNSTNDRQNRRGVLEIEAYDRMVASNKQLSQQMTDMQRQFQAAKISNVNSIHCGTCGGPHASEECGTDFDEEVKVLGNSQNNPYSNTYNPGWRNHPNFSWREQNNSNQGGNNQRQYSNQRFQSQNSRPQQTQDHDSGSGKKSLEELMENFINRADTSFKNHEAAIKNLETQVGQMAKQMSERPPGMFPLDTVINSKENCSAITLRSGATLSEPKQKIVENNNVNDEFVGDI is encoded by the coding sequence ATGGCAGCTGAAATGAATGCTGAAACGAATGTTCAATTGGAAGCGCGACTTCGAGCGGAGTTCGCAAGGACTCAAGAGGAACGGGTGCAGGAAGCAGTGCGCCGAATCCAGCAAGAAAGAGAGCTAGAGGAGGCCAACCGCCCTCTCAGGGATCTGAATGAACCTATCATGAGTTATGATTACCCAGGAAGTATAGCCCCTCAGAATGCCGAGGCTCGGAACTTTGAACTCAGACCTGCACTCATCAACCTGATCAGTCAACATACTGAAGATGCTCATGCTCACCTAGAGCGGTTCATCAGAAACTGCAGTACAACACGTCTTCCCAATGCCGAGCTTGTTCGTTTGCAACTCTTTCCTTTCTCAATAAGGGACACAACTGAGGAGTGGCTTAACTCCCAACCTCAAGGCAGCATAACAACTTGGGAAGATTTAGCTAAGAAATTCATTAAAAAGTTCTTCCCTCGTAACTTGCTGAGGAAGCTGAAGAACGACATCCTGGTTTTTAAACAGGAAGATACTGAGAATCTCCATGAAGCTCTAGAGAGGTTCAAGAAACTGTTAAGGAAGTGCCCTCAGCACAACCTCACATTGGGAGCACAGGTGGAGAGGTTTTATGACGGCTTGACTGATTCTGCCAGATCAAACTTGGAAGCAGCAGCTAGTGCCGAATTTGATGCTCTTTCAGCTCAAGCAGGTTGGGACTTAATCAATAAAATGGCTGAAAGTGCAGTAAACTCTACCAATGACCGCCAAAACAGAAGGGGTGTACTGGAAATAGAAGCGTATGATAGGATGGTTGCTTCAAACAAGCAATTATCTCAACAAATGACAGATATGCAACGACAGTTCCAGGCAGCCAAGATATCGAATGTGAATAGTATCCATTGTGGAACATGCGGTGGCCCTCATGCCAGTGAAGAGTGCGGAACAGATTTTGACGAGGAAGTTAAGGTTTTGGGAAATTCCCAAAATAATCCTTATTCCAACACCTACAATCCGGGGTGGAGGAATCATCCTAACTTTTCCTGGAGGGAACAGAACAACTCCAATCAAGGAGGAAATAATCAGAGACAATATTCAAATCAACGATTTCAGTCTCAGAATTCAAGACCTCAACAAACTCAGGATCACGACAGTGGCAGTGGGAAGAAAAGCTTAGAAGAGCTGATGGAGAATTTCATCAACAGAGCAGATACCAGTTTCAAAAATCATGAAGCTGCTATCAAAAATTTGGAGACTCAAGTGGGACAGATGGCCAAGCAAATGTCAGAAAGACCCCCAGGTATGTTTCCTCTAGATACTGTCATTAATTCTAAAGAAAATTGCTCTGCCATAACTCTTAGGAGTGGTGCTACCTTGAGTGAGCCTAAACAGAAAATTGTAGAAAACAATAATGTCAATGATGAGTTTGTAGGAGATATTTGA